AGGATGCCCCGGGGGCGGCAAGCGCGCGTGCATCGGCAGACGGCATGCGCCTTGCTCGACGCGCCCGACGCACGCGCGAGGCCGGGGCGCTCGACTCTTGCGTTGACGAGCCCGTGGGCGGCTGGGGTAGAAGTCGGGACGACAGCAACGGAGGAGGGGCTCCATGGCCGTGGATCGGTTCCGTTTCGTGGCTTCGCTGGCAGCGATCGCGCTGTCGGCGGGCCTGGCATCGGCGCACAAGGAGCGCCCGATCGCCTCCCCGGTGCGGCCGGGGCCGGTCCCCGACCTCAATCGCCCGTGCGCTCAGACCAACATCGTCTGCAAGGCCTCGTCGAAGCCCACCAAAGCGCAGCTCGACGCGATCAAGCAGGACATCGTCTCCTCGAGCGGCCCGGCGCTCGAGGCCGCGAAGGCCGCGCTGGCGGCGTGGAAGCTCAACTCCAAGCTCTTCCGCAAGTGCCACGATCCCTTCCACACGATCGACGGCATCCAGATCGTCCAGGTGCGCTCGAACGGGACCGTCGTCGCGAAGGTGCGCGGCAAGGCGATCGCCGGCGCGATCGGCAGCGACGTCGTGTCGGCGACGGTGCGCGTCGGCGACGGCGAAGAGTCCTGCAGCTCGAGCGGCACCTCGTCGCTCAAGTGCAAGAAGTACGCGCGGCTCTAGTGTCGCTCAAGGACAAAGCCGCCATCGTCGGGATCGGGCAGCTCCCGTTCTCGAAGAACATCGGCAAACCCGAGGAGGTGACCGCCCTCGAAGCGACCAAGATCGCGCTCGAAGACGCGGGGCTGCGGCCCTCGGACATCGACGGCATGGTCAAGTGGAGCATCCAGACCACCGCCGAGAACGTCATCGCTCGCAACCTCGGCGTCCCGAACCTGCGCTTCTTCGGCGAGGTGGGCTACGGCGGCGGAGGAGGGTGCGGGACGATCGGCCACGCCGCAGCCGCGATCGCCGCCGGCATGGCCCGCTGCGTGCTCATCTACCGGTCGCGGAACCGCGGCTCGGGCGGGCGGCCCTGGGCCGGGACGTCGCGCGAGCGCGATCTCTCGCAGGCCGAGGGCAACGAGACCGCCTTCTACGCGCCGTACGGCTTCGTGCGGCCGGTCGACCAGGTGGCGATGTTCGCGCGCCGTTTCCTGCACGAGCGCGGCTACACGACGCGGCATCTCGGCTGGATCGCGGTCTCGACCCGCAAGCACGCGAGCCGGAACCCGTTCGCGATGATGCGCGAGCCGATCACGCTCGACGATCACGCGAACGCGCGGCTCATCTCGGATCCGCTGCGGCTGCTCGACAACTGCCTCGAGACCGACGGCGCCGCCGCGGTGATCGTCGCCGAGGCGGGGCTCGCGCGGAACTGCAAGCAGAAGCCGGCGTGGATCACGGCGGCCTCGCAGGGCATGGGCCCGCGCAACTTCACGATGAACAACTTCTTCAAGAATCCCTTCCTCGAGTCGCCCGGGGCGCACGCGGCGACGGCCCTGTGGGCGATGGCGGGCGTCGGCCCGAAGGACGTCGACGTGGCCCAGCTCTACGACGCGTTCACGCCGCTCGTGCTCGCCTCGCTCGAGGAGTACGGCTTTTGCAAGCCGGGCGAGGCGGGCGCGTTCGTCGAGGACGGCGGCCTCGAGGTGGGCGGCCGGCTGCCCAACAACACGAGCGGCGGCAGCCTCTCGGAGGCCTACGTGCACGGTATCAACCTCATCATCGAGGCGACGCGCCAGATCCGCGGCATCTCGTGCAACCAGGTTCCCGGCGCGAAGCTCTCCCTCGCGACCAGCGGCAACATGGTGCCGACGGGCGCGATCCTCCTGCGGGGCGACTAGGGCATGAGCGAAGCGACGGCGGACGTCGAGCGCCGCACCGGCGGCGAATGGTGGCTTCCCTACTGGGCCGCGGGTCGCGCGCGCGAGCTGCGCTTCCAGCGCTGCAGCGCGTGCAAGGCCTGGCGGCACCCGCCGGGCCCGATGTGTCCCTCGTGCCTGTCGCTCGAGTCGGAGTGGGCGACGGCGAGCGGCCGCGCGACGCTCCTCTCGTGGGTGGTCGTCCACCCGCCCGTGCTGCCGGCGTGGAAGGACCGGACGCCGTTCGTGGTCGTGCTGGTCGAGTGCGAGGAGGGCGTGCGCACCATGGGCAACCTCCTCGGCGCGACCGCGGCGGATCTGCGCATGGACATGCCGATGGCGGTCGACTTCGCGCCGTCGCCCGACGGCGACCTCGTGCCCCAGTGGCGGCCGGCGTAGGGCGCTACGTCGGGATCGACGTCGGCGGGACGAAGATCGAGGGCGTCGTCCTCGGCGAGGATCTCGCGGAGATCGCGCGGCGCCGCGTGCCGACCGAGCGCGAGAAGGGCTACGAGCGCGTCGTCGGGCGCATCGCGGATCTCGTCGCGGAGCTCCGTGCGAGCGCACCCGACTGCCGGCGCGTCGGGATCGGGACGCCGGGCTCGCTGTCGGCGCGCGACCGGACGCTCAAGAACTCGAACACCACGTGCTTGAACGGCCGGCCGCTCCACGCCGATCTCGAGCGGCGCATCGGTCTCGAGGTGGTGATGGAGAACGACGCCAACTGCTTCGCGCTGGCCGAGGTCCGCGCGGGGGCCGCACGCGGCGCGCGGCTGGCGTTCGGCGTCATCCTGGGGACGGGCGTGGGTGGCGGCATCGTCGTCGACGGCCGCGTGTGGACGGGGCCGCAGCACGTGGCCGGCGAGTGGGGCCACCATCGCATCGCCGACGACGGACCCGACTGCTACTGCGGGCAGCGCGGCTGCGTCGAGACCTTCCTGTCCGGGCCGGCGCTCGAGCGGAGCTACCGCCACGCGGGCGGAGACGGCTGCGGCGCGGCCGAGGTGGCGCGCCGCGCCGAGTCCGGCGAGGCGCGCGCGGCGGGCGTCCTCCATCGCTACGTCGATCGCTTCGGCCGTGCGCTGGCGAACGTGATCAACATTCTCGATCCCGACGTGGTCGTGCTGGGGGGCGGCCTGTCGAACCTCGCGTGTCTGTACGGCGCCGGCATCGAGGCCGTGCGCGGCTACGTTTTCAACGACGAGCTCCGCACGCGCATCGTGCGTCACGGCCTCGGCGACGCCGCGGGCGGGCTCGGCGCGGCGCTGCTCACCGTGCCATGAGCGAGCGCGCCGTCGGGTGGCTGATCGTCGCGACGGCGGGCGTGCTGACGGCGTGGCGGGCGCCCATGTATCTCACCGAGCCCAGCTTCTGGGCCGAGGAGGGGCAGTTCTTCTTCCCGTTCGCGTGGAGCCGTCCCTGGCTCGACGCGCTCGTGCAGCGGCCGGTCGTCTACCTCCACCTCTACTGCAACGTGGCGACGCTCGCGGCGGCGAAGCTTGCGGCGGGCGGGCTCATCGCGCTCGAATCGGCACCGCGCGTGACCGCGTGCGCGGGGCTCGCGGCGCAGCTCGTTCCGATGGCGATCATCGCGTTCGGGCGGGCGCCGGAGTGGGACGGAACGTTCCGGCGCGTGGTCGCGGCCGCGCTCGTGCTGCTCGTCCCGCGCACGGGCGGGATCTGGCTCAACAGCGTGACGACGCAGAGCTACCTGGCGCTGGCGGCGTGGCTGCTCGTGCTCGAGCCGCCGCAGGTCCGCGGAGGCCGCGCCACCGCCTACGCCGCGCTCATCACCGTGTGCGGGCTCACCGGCCCGGCGGCGGCCTTCGCGGCGCCGCTCTACGTCTGGCGCGCCTGGCGCGCGCGGACGGCGGCCGCGACGTCGCAGGCGGGCATCATGGTCGCCTGCGCCGTCCTGCAGGTGGTCTCGTTCCTCTGGTTCTTCGGCGCCTCGCTTCCGGGACGCGGCGAGGGCTTCGGCGTGCTCGTGCTCGCGGCCATCGTGTGGAAGCGCGTGTTCGTCGCCTCGACGCTCGGGCTCGCTGCGAGCGAGCGCTTCCGGACGTTGGTCGGCGGAGACACACTCGCGACGCTCGTGCTCCTCGCCGGTGCAGTCGCGGTGATCGTGTGGCTCGCCGCTGGTCTGCCGCGCGAGCGCAGGCCGTGGCTGCCGGGCGCGTTCGTGCTCGCGACCGCCTCGCTCTTCGGCGCCATCGGCGATGCCCCGCGCCTCTACGCGCAGACCGAGGCGAACCAGCGCTACTTCCTGGCGCCGGCGGCGCTGTTCCTGCTGCTCGTGCTGGTCGGGATCCGGCGCGAGGCGCGCCCGCGCTCGCTCGTGTGCGCGGCACTGCTCGCGACGGCGCTCGCGACCAGCGCCCCCGGGTGGCGGGCCGGCGTCTGGTGGCGGCCGACGTGGCCGCGCTGGGCCGACGAGGTGCGGAGGTGGGAGCAGGATCCGCGAGCGGCGCTGCGCATCTGGCCGCTCGGATGGACGACGCGGCTCGTACCGCGTCCCGTGCCGCGCCGTCCATGGTTGACCCCATGACCCGCGCCGGCTAGCCGCACGCATGCCTTTCGTTCTCGTCGAGAAGCCACGGCCGCACGTCGGCGTGATCGTCATGAACCGGCCGGAGCGCATGAACGCGATGTCGTTCGATACCGTGGCGCCGCTCTACGAGGCGATCGACTTCGTCGGACGCGACAACGACACGTGGGTCGTCGTGCTGACCGGCGCCGGCAGGGGATTCTGCTCGGGGCTCGACCTGGAGGACCACGGCGTGCCGCCGGGCTGCGACGGCCTGCCGATGTCGCGCATCGCCATCCGGGCGATGGAATACATGTCGAACCTGGTCCCGGCGCTGCGCGCCATCCCGCAGCCGGTCCTCGCGGCGGTGAACGGTCCGGCGTATGGCGGCGGCCTCTGTCTCGCGCTCGGCGCGGACGTACGGATCGCCGGGACGTCGGCGTCGTTCCGGAGCGCCGGCATCACGAACGGGCTCACGGGGACCGAGCTCGGCGTCTCCTGGCTCCTGCCGCGCGCCATCGGTGCCGCGCACGCGTCGGACGTGATCCTCACCGCGCGCGAGGTCGACGCCGCCGAGGCGCTCCGCCTGGGGCTGGTCTCCCGCGTCGTCGCCGACGATGCGCTGCGCGAGGCGGTGCTCGATCTCGCCTCCACCATGTGCGGCTACAGCCCGCACGGCCTCGCGATGACGAAGAAGGTGCTGTGGTCGAACCTGGAGACGGGCAGCCTCGAAGCCGCGATCGATCTCGAGAACCGCAACCAGCTCCTCGTGCGCATGACGACCCAGAACCTGCAGGAGGCGATCACGGCCCGGAAGCAGAGGCGCCCGCCACGCTTCGAGGACTGACGCCGGCGGCCTTGTACCGGGTCGCCGCGTGCGACAGGAGGACGACATGAGCGACTCATCCCCCGCCCGGGCGCGGTTCGCGAGCATGGAGGCGAGCACCGCCGACGACTGGGCCGTCATCAGCTCGTACTTCCCGGGCTTCGCGCAGGGCTTGCCCGATCGGATCCTCTCGCACCTGCGTCTGCTCGGCGGTGACTTCGGCGGCTTCGCGGTCGATCGCCTGACGCACTCGCTGCAGACGGCGACGCTCGCGCACCGCGACGGCCGCGACGAGGAGTACGTCGTGTGCGCGCTCCTGCACGACATCGGCGACACGCTCGGCACCTACAACCACGCCGACATCGCCGCCGCGATCGTGAAGCCCTTCGTGTCGGCCGAGAACCATTGGATGGTCGAGAAGCACGCCGTCTTCCAGGGCTACTACTTCTTCCATCACATCGGCCTCGATCGGAACCTTCGCGACGCGTTCCGCGACCATCCCGGCTTCGAGCGCACCGCGGAGTTCTGCGCCAAGTACGACGGGCCCGCCTTCGACGCGCGCGGCGAGACCCTCCCACTGTCGTTCTTCGAGCCGATGGTGGGGCGCGTATTCGCCGCGCCCAAGCGATCGCTCTACGTGGAGGCTCCTGAATGAACAGCACCATCACCGAGATCGCGCCGGACACGTACCGCATCTCGACGTTCCATCCCGGCTACAAGATGCAGTTCAACCAGTTCCTCGTGAAGGACGAGGAGCCGCTCCTGTTCCACACCGCCTTCCGGAAGATGTTCGACGTCACGCGCGAGGCGGTGGCGAAGGTCGTCGACCCGGCGAAGCTGCGCTGGATCGGCTTCAGCCACTTCGAGCCCGACGAGTGCGGGGCCTTGAATCAGTACCTCGACGTCGCGCCGCGCGCGCAGGCGGTGTGCAGCTTCGTCGGCAAGATCGTGATGCTGGATGACTACGCCGACCGCGAGCCGCGCGCCCTCGCCGACGGCGAGGTGCTGGCGACGGGACGGCACCGCCTGCGCTTCCTCGCGACCCCGCAGGTGCCGCACGGCTGGGACGCGGGTCTCCTCTTCGACGAGACGGAGCGCACGCTCTTCTGCTCGGACCTCTTCTTCCACGCCGGCGATCCGGCGCCGACGGCGACCGACATCGTCGGTCCGGCGATGGAGTCGGTCGTGAGGGGACTCTCGGGTCCCATGGCGAAGGACATGCCGTACACGCCCTACACAGACGCGACGCTGCGCCGCCTCGCCGCCCTCGAGCCGCGCACGCTCGCCACCATGCACGGCTCGTCGTTCGCCGGCGACGGCGGCCGCGCCGTGCTGGACCTGGCGCGCGTGCTGGCGGACGCGCTCGGGAACGCGAAGTAGCTCAGGCGGCCGGCAGCGCCGGCGCGTCGCCGTCGACGCGCCGGCCGGTCCGCACGTCGAACCGGTAGCCGTGCCAGGGGCACGTGACGCAGCCGTCCTCGACGGCGGCGCCGTCGAGCGGTCCGCCCAGGTGCGGACACACCGACGAGAAGCGGACGGGCGCGCCGCCGACCACGGCCTCGCACGTCGTGCGCGCCAGTCGGCCGTCCACGAAGGCCTGCCGGCGGATCATCATGGCCTCGTCCTGATCCCAGAGCAGCGTGTAGAGGCCGACGTAGAGGCGCCCGACGCTCTCGACGCTCGACGGCTTGACGCGGGGCAGGAGGAACTCGACGTGGACGTTCGTCGCGTGGTCGGCGACCGGCGCGAGCGTCGTCACGATGTCGCTGCCCGTGCCCGGGCCGTCCACCGTGCGGCTGTGATAGACGAGGTTCGCGCGGTCGATGGCGACGTCGATCACGAAGGGCGTCGGATCGCCGCGCACCGACAGCTCGGCGCGGAAGCCGCCGGACGACTCGTCCAGCAACCGGACGTGCCCGAACGACTCGCGGTGGAGCCACGGCAGGTGCTCCCAGTCGAGCACGTTCTCCCAGATGCGCTCGAGGGAGGCACGGATCGTGCGATCGTAGACGGCGACCCTGGTCGGCGACATCGCCAGGTCTGCCTACGTCGCGGACGCGCTTGGCGTCAACCGGAACGCGTGCGATGAAGGCGGCCGCATGACCGCGTTCACGAACGAGATCGTCGAGTCGAACGGCATCCGCATGGCGGTGCGCGACGAGGGGCAGGGGCCGGCCGTCGTCCTCTGCCACGGCTTTCCCGAGCTCGCCTACTCGTGGCGCCACCAGATCGCGGCCCTCGCGGCCGCGGGCTTTCGCGCCATCGCCCCCGACCAGCGCGGGTACGGCGGCACCGATCGCCCGGCCGACGTCGCCGCCTACGACATCCATCATCTGACCGGCGATCTCGTCGGCCTCCTCGACGCCCTCGGCATCGAGCGGGCCGTGTTCGCCGGGCACGACTGGGGCGGCCTCGTCGTGTGGATGATGCCACTGCTGCATCCGACCCGGACGGCGGGCGTGATCGGCGTCAACACGCCGTACTTCCCGCGCTCGTTCATGGCACCCGTTGAGCTGATGCGGCAGGCGTTCGGCGACAACCACTACATCGTGCACTTCCAGCAGCCGGGCGTCGCCGATGCCGCCCTCGCGCGCGACGTGCGCAAGGTATTCACCGCGCTCGGACGCCGCGGCGTGCCCATCGCCGAGGTCGAGGCCGCGATCGTGGCGGCGGGCGGCATGCGCAACCTGGTGGACGTGATCGAGCAGGGCCCGACGCTCGGCGAGCCGCTCTTCTCCGAGGAGGACCTGGACACGTACGTGCGGACGTTCGAGCGCACCGGCTTCACCGGCGGCATCAACTGGTATCGCAACATGGACCGGAACTGGGCGACCACCCCGCAGCTCGACGGCGCGCGCATCGAGGTGCCGTCGCTCATGGTGACGGCCGAATGGGATCCGGTGCTGCGCGCCGAGATGGCCGAGCCCATGCGCGCGTCGGTCGCCGATCTCGAGATCCACATGATCCGCGCCTGCGGCCACTGGACGCAGCAGGAGCGGCCCGACGAGCTGAGCCGCATCATGGTCGACTGGCTGCGCCGCCGATTCGCATGAGCAAGCTCGGCGATCTCCTGCGAGACAGGGGCGTGACGGTCGGTGACCCGCCTCCCGCTCCGCCGGCCGCGCCGGCAGCCGAGCAGATCGACTTCGGTGGCGCCCAGAAGATCGTGCTCCGCCGTGAGAAGAAGGGGCGCGGCGGCAAGACGGCGACGGTGGTCGAGGGCATCCGGGTGTCGCCGTCGGCGCTCGAGCGGATCGCACGCGATCTCCGGCGCGCGCTCGGCTGCGGCGCCACGGTCGAGGGCAGCACGATCGTCGTGCAGGGCGACATGGCGGCGCGCATCGAGCCGTGGCTCGCCGCCCGCGGCGCGAAGAAGATCGTGATCGGGAGCTGAGGGCTACGCCGGTCGCTGCGCGCGACCGCGGCGGCCGACGGCGACGTGGAACATGACGCTCTTGCCGGCGGCGTGCGGCGAGAAGAACGACGTGACGTCGTCGTCGAAGAACGTGAGGCCGGTCGCGCCCAGCCCGAGCGCATACGCCGCCAGGTACGTGCGACCGCCGGCGATCGCCGCCTCGAGCTGCGCCACGCGATAGCCACGATCGCCGAGGCGCGCGAAGACCGCGTGCAGGTCGACGAGCCAGTACAGGGACGCTGCGGCGTCGGCGGGAAGATCCTGGCCGAGGCCGAGGAAGCCGGCCTCCCGGCGAAAGTCCCCGCGGCGAAGCAGCTCCATTGCCGATCCATCCGCAGCGACGGCGTAGGCGCCCGCCTCGAGGCCGTCGACCGCGTTCACGATCGCATAGCACGCGGGCGGCGCATGGACGTCGAGCGGCGCCGAGCGACTCGACGCATGGAGGACGGTCGCGAGCGCCTCCATGGGAATCGGCGCGAGCGGGAAACGGCGCGTGGACCCGCGGCGCAGAATCACGGCTTCGATCGGCTCCGGGACGACCGACGCCGCAAGCGGCGCGAGCGCGATCGCACCCCGATGCGAATCGATCGCCGGCGTCCCCGCCGCCCGCCAGGCCCGCACGGCGTCGGGGGCCGGCAGGCTCGACGCATCGTGCGCCGCGCGCAGGATCGGATATTCGATCTCCTCGGGCGATAGTGGGAGCGTCGCGAGGTCGAGACGCGCGAGCGCTGGGGGATCCGGCGGCGTCGTACCGCCGGACCCGAGCGCGATCACCGCGAGCGGGACCTCACGCGCCGGGTCCAGCTCGAGGAGCTGCGTCACCGCCTCGTCGACGAAGCCCGTGACCACCTCGGCGGGTATCCCGAGCGCCGCGGCCGCGGCGAGCAGGTTCGCCACCAGCGTGCCAGCGTCCCAGAACGCGTGCCGGTAGGTGCGCGTCCGGTACTTCCACGCGTTGCGCCAGAAGGTGCTGGTGAGGACGAGAAGGGTGGGCGCCGCGATCACGTGCGGCTCGTCGGCGGTCGCACGTGCGAGACGGCCGCGCTGATCGCCGTCGCGCAGGCGCCGCAGCGCGAAGTCGTGCGGCCCGAAGTGATAGACGCCGGCCGCGAGGTCGCCCAGGTCCCCGCATGCGACGTAGACGTCCACGTGGTAGAGCGCGCCCGTGCACGCCGCGGCACGGTAGAAGACCTCACCGCCGGGATGCGTCCGCCGGCGCACGACGCCGGCGCTGAAGTAGAGAAGGTGCGCCAGGCGGGCCAGGTCGAGCGAGGTCGCGACCGGTGCCGGCACGCCGGCGATCGCGTCGAGCGCCGGCCGCTGCGAGCCGGGCAGCTCCGTCGGAAGCGGGATCGTGTCGAGGTCCGGGTAGACTTTGAAGGGGCGAGGTTGGTTATCCCAATCGAGGTAGTGCGGCTGTGCTCGCAGGCTGGCGACCGAATGCTTGCTGCGCTCGTGGTAGTCGCGGAGCGTCGTGCCGTCGTCGTTCGGCATGACCGACCTCTATCACCGATGCGCGACGACGACACGGCGCGGCGGTGAAGTTCGACGCAGAAACCACTGGTCGCGCGCTCACCGCATCTGGTATGCCTTCCTCACCGGAGGGGGTCCGATGCAGCAGCGCCGCAGCGACCGCAGTCGCGCACCGCCGTCGTGCGGATGGTGAGCCCGACGTGGCGCGCCGCGTCCCGTGGACCGAGCGGCGCGCATCTCGAGGTACGGCCTCCTACCACCTCACGGGAGGACTCCCATGCGACACGAGCAGACGGCCCCGTACCGTCGACCGAAGAGATTCCGGAGCCGTCGTGGATTCGCGCTCTACGAGACCCTGCTCGCGCTCTCGTTCCTGGTCGGGACCCTGATCGCCGTCTCGGCCACGCCGCCCGCACACGCCGTCACGTGCGGCAACGGCACGGTCGAGACGGGAGAGGACTGCGATCCGCCCGGAAGCCAGTGCGTCGGCGGTTCGCCCTCGGGCGTGTTCACGTGTGCGATCGATTGCCAGTGCACGTGCGGCAACGGCGTCGTCGATCCGGGCGAGCAGTGCGATGCGAGCTCGCCGAGCGGCGCGCTGTGTCTCGCCGGTCCGTGCACGAACACGTGCGCCTGCCCGACGACGACCACGACCACCTCGACGAGCACGATCACCACGTCCAGCTCCACGACCACCTCGACCAGCACCACCACGTCGACGACCGTGATCCAGGACCCGGACCACTACCAGTGCTACGAGGCGAAGCCGAAGTTCTTCGCGCCGAGGACCGTGACCGTGCAGGACCAGTTCGGGACGCTCTCCGCGACGATTCGCTTCCCGCACCGGCTCTGCAACCCGGTCAACAAGAACAACGAGGGGATCATCGATCCCACCGAGCATCTGACCGGCTACAAGGCGAAGGCAGCGTTCAGCAAGCGGCTCGGCCAGGTCGTCGTCGATCAGTTCGGACAGCTGACCCTCGACGTGACCCGCCCGGTCCTCCTCATGCTGCCGACGTCGAAGGACGGCGTCGCGGCGGTTCCGCCGCCGGTCGACCACTTCATGTGCTACAAGGTGCGGAAGACGCGAGGGGCACCGAAGTTCACGCCCGTCACGGTGAACGTCGCCGATCAGTTCCAGACGGTCACCGAGACCTTGCTCAAGCCAGTGCACCTCTGCGCGCCAGCGAGCAAGAACAACGAGAATCCCGACGCGCCGAACCACACCGGGCATCTCCTCTGCTACAAATCCAAGTCCGCGATCGCGTTCGGCACCGAGGCGCACAACATCGCCAACCAGTTCGGCCTCGATCAGCTCACGATCATCCACCGCCGTGAGCTGTGCGTTCCGGCGCTGAAGAACCCGCCGCCGACCACCACCAGCACGTCGACGAGCACGACGTCCACGAGCACGTCGACCAGCACCAGCACCTCGACCACGACCAGCACGGTGACCACGACCAGCACCGTGACCACCACGGTCACACCCACGACCACGACCTCGACCACGACGTCGACGACGCTCTACGGCTCGCCGAGCCGCGCGTTCGTCGATCGCGTCGCTTCGCTCCTCGACTGAGGCGCCGCGCGTTCGGGGGGTGCGGGCATGGGCCCGCACCCCCCGGCGTCGTTGCGAGCGCTCTTGTCACGAACGCGCCGGCCCCATAGAAGATGTGAGTTTGCCACTCACCCGCGGCCGGACGGCCGCGCAGAAGGAGCGCTCTACATGGGTCGGAAGGTGTTCGTCGTCGGCGTCGGCATGACCAAGTTCGAGAAGCCGTTCTCGAAGGCCTGGGACTACCCGGACATGGCGAAGGAGGCCGGCGAGAAGGCGCTCGCCGATGCAGGCATCCCGTATTCGGAGATCCAGCAGGCCGCCGTCGGCTACTGCTACGGCGACTCGACCGCCGGCCAGCGTGCGGTCTACCAGCTCGGCTGCACCGGCATCCCGGTCTACAACGTCAACAACAACTGCTCGACCGGCTCGACGGCGCTCTTCATGGCCAAGCAGTTCGTCGAGGGTGGCCTCGCCGACTGCGTGCTCGCGCTCGGGTTCGAGAAGATGGAGAAGGGCTCGCTCGGCGCCAAGTTCATGGATCGCACCAACCCCATGGACAAGCAGCTCCAGGTGATGGTCGACCTCCGCGGCTTCGAGACGGCGCCGCCCACGGCGCAGTTCTTCGGCAACGCCGGTCGCGAGCACATGGAGAAGTACGGCACGCGCCCCGAGGCCTTCGCCAAGATCGGTCACAAGAACCACAAGCACTCGGTGAACAACCCGTATTCGCAGTTCCAGCAGGAGTACACGCTCGACGACATCCTGAAGGCGCCCATGGTGTTCGACCCGCTGACGAAGCTCCAGTGCTGCCCGACCTCGGACGGCGCCGGCGCGGCGATCCTCGCGAGCGAGGACTTCGTCAAGAAGCACAACCTGCAGAAGCAGGCGGTCGAGATCGCCGGCATGGCCATGACGACGGACTTCTCGAGCACGTTCGACGCGAAGAGCTGCATCAAGCTGATCGGCCAGGACATGACCGCCGCCGCGGCGCGCAAGGTCTACGAGCAGTCGGGCCTCGGGCCCGAGAACGTCGACGTGATCGAGCTGCACGACTGCTTCTCGACCAACGAGCTCGTGACCTACGAGGGCCTCGGGCTGTGTCCGGAGGGCAAGGGCGGCGAGCTCATCGAGTCGGGCGCCGTCACGTATGGCGGCAAGTGGGTCGTGAACCCGTCCGGCGGTCTCATCTCGAAGGGCCACCCGCTCGGCGCCACCGGGCTCGCGCAGTGCGCGGAGCTCAACTGGCAGCTACGCGGCGAGGCCGAGAAACG
This DNA window, taken from Candidatus Eisenbacteria bacterium, encodes the following:
- a CDS encoding lipid-transfer protein, with protein sequence MGRKVFVVGVGMTKFEKPFSKAWDYPDMAKEAGEKALADAGIPYSEIQQAAVGYCYGDSTAGQRAVYQLGCTGIPVYNVNNNCSTGSTALFMAKQFVEGGLADCVLALGFEKMEKGSLGAKFMDRTNPMDKQLQVMVDLRGFETAPPTAQFFGNAGREHMEKYGTRPEAFAKIGHKNHKHSVNNPYSQFQQEYTLDDILKAPMVFDPLTKLQCCPTSDGAGAAILASEDFVKKHNLQKQAVEIAGMAMTTDFSSTFDAKSCIKLIGQDMTAAAARKVYEQSGLGPENVDVIELHDCFSTNELVTYEGLGLCPEGKGGELIESGAVTYGGKWVVNPSGGLISKGHPLGATGLAQCAELNWQLRGEAEKRQVKGAKVALQHNLGLGGAAVVTMYRKPDAA
- a CDS encoding SagB/ThcOx family dehydrogenase; this encodes MPNDDGTTLRDYHERSKHSVASLRAQPHYLDWDNQPRPFKVYPDLDTIPLPTELPGSQRPALDAIAGVPAPVATSLDLARLAHLLYFSAGVVRRRTHPGGEVFYRAAACTGALYHVDVYVACGDLGDLAAGVYHFGPHDFALRRLRDGDQRGRLARATADEPHVIAAPTLLVLTSTFWRNAWKYRTRTYRHAFWDAGTLVANLLAAAAALGIPAEVVTGFVDEAVTQLLELDPAREVPLAVIALGSGGTTPPDPPALARLDLATLPLSPEEIEYPILRAAHDASSLPAPDAVRAWRAAGTPAIDSHRGAIALAPLAASVVPEPIEAVILRRGSTRRFPLAPIPMEALATVLHASSRSAPLDVHAPPACYAIVNAVDGLEAGAYAVAADGSAMELLRRGDFRREAGFLGLGQDLPADAAASLYWLVDLHAVFARLGDRGYRVAQLEAAIAGGRTYLAAYALGLGATGLTFFDDDVTSFFSPHAAGKSVMFHVAVGRRGRAQRPA